A stretch of the Arthrobacter sp. PAMC 25486 genome encodes the following:
- a CDS encoding maleylpyruvate isomerase family mycothiol-dependent enzyme — protein sequence MAKNGDTELWALAHAERAALAEDLSGLATEQWHQATLCREWNVEQVVAHLTAAASIGQLRWIRSMLGARFRPDVHNFRRLNEQMGATPAETLTRFRAIITSTTAPTADTAAYLGEVVVHAQDIRRPLGLAGAPSIDALTPVAEFFASRNFAVSSKSNAAGLRLQADDGRFAFGEGALVIGPTLALVMALAGRAAYLEDLQGPGVQVLRSRLDKIGN from the coding sequence ATGGCAAAGAATGGCGACACGGAGTTGTGGGCACTGGCTCATGCCGAGCGCGCCGCGCTCGCGGAGGACCTGTCCGGACTCGCAACCGAGCAATGGCACCAAGCCACCCTCTGCCGGGAGTGGAACGTTGAGCAGGTGGTGGCGCACCTGACCGCGGCGGCCAGCATTGGCCAGTTACGTTGGATCCGCAGCATGCTTGGCGCCCGGTTCCGCCCCGATGTGCACAATTTCCGGCGCCTGAATGAACAGATGGGTGCCACGCCAGCCGAAACCCTGACGCGGTTCCGGGCCATCATCACCAGTACCACCGCACCGACAGCAGATACTGCGGCCTACCTAGGGGAAGTTGTGGTGCACGCCCAGGACATCCGCCGCCCGTTGGGCCTAGCTGGCGCGCCCAGCATTGATGCGCTTACACCGGTCGCGGAATTCTTCGCAAGCCGCAACTTCGCCGTTTCCAGCAAGTCGAACGCCGCAGGACTCCGGCTCCAGGCAGACGACGGGCGGTTCGCATTCGGCGAGGGTGCGCTTGTCATTGGGCCGACACTGGCATTGGTCATGGCACTGGCCGGACGCGCCGCCTACCTCGAAGATCTACAGGGGCCAGGTGTGCAGGTCCTCCGCTCTCGGCTCGATAAAATCGGAAACTAG
- a CDS encoding DNA-formamidopyrimidine glycosylase family protein — MPEGDTVWRQARDLQAVLEGQFLTSSDFRIPAHATLDLSGSAVSRVESRGKHLLMFVGGQVIHSHLSMDGHWDIYPAAPGKAAKWRRPAYTARVVLQTRLATAVGFSLGTMEVLPEALVADAVGHLGPDLLGPGWDAEEALRRLLAEPDRAIGLALLDQRDLAGIGNIYRNELCFLSRVHPAAAVAQVPDLPRMVGMAKRLLEVNKDRPQRSTTGGPARGEAASWVYGLAGKPCKRCGVLIRHAKLADPAFPARAARDIYWCPRCQVGP, encoded by the coding sequence GTGCCTGAGGGCGACACCGTCTGGCGGCAGGCCCGGGACCTGCAAGCCGTGCTCGAAGGGCAGTTTCTGACGTCGAGTGATTTCAGGATTCCTGCGCATGCGACTCTGGATCTGAGCGGATCGGCGGTGTCCCGTGTGGAGTCGCGCGGCAAACACCTGCTCATGTTCGTGGGCGGGCAGGTGATCCATTCACATCTGTCCATGGACGGGCATTGGGACATATACCCGGCGGCGCCCGGCAAGGCAGCAAAGTGGCGGCGCCCGGCCTATACCGCCCGGGTGGTGCTGCAAACAAGGCTGGCAACGGCTGTGGGCTTTTCGCTGGGCACGATGGAAGTCCTGCCGGAAGCGTTGGTGGCAGACGCCGTCGGACATCTTGGGCCCGATCTGCTGGGGCCGGGCTGGGATGCGGAGGAGGCGCTGCGGAGGCTGTTGGCCGAACCCGATCGGGCGATTGGGTTGGCTCTTTTGGATCAGCGCGATCTCGCAGGGATCGGCAACATTTACCGGAACGAGCTGTGTTTCCTGAGCCGTGTTCACCCCGCTGCGGCGGTGGCGCAGGTGCCGGACCTGCCGCGGATGGTGGGGATGGCGAAACGGCTGCTCGAGGTTAACAAGGACCGCCCCCAGCGCTCAACGACGGGCGGGCCGGCGCGGGGCGAGGCGGCATCGTGGGTCTACGGCCTGGCCGGAAAGCCGTGCAAGCGATGCGGGGTGCTCATCCGGCACGCCAAGCTGGCCGATCCAGCCTTTCCCGCCCGCGCCGCCCGGGATATTTATTGGTGCCCGCGCTGCCAAGTTGGGCCATGA
- a CDS encoding DEAD/DEAH box helicase, translated as MAMNQFAAPTREWFLGAFGSPTPAQSGAWAAIAGGAHSLVVAPTGSGKTLAAFLWALDGLIARESSAASSTTPDPGQLPIGASDDGSWGDGASGTGTARASAAKRSAPEKSGTRVLYLSPLKALGVDVERNLRAPLIGITQTAARLGLDAPHVSVGVRSGDTPANERRRLLSHPPDILITTPESLYLMLTSKARETLTDVHTIIIDEVHAVAGTKRGAHLAVSLERLDALLDTPAQRIGLSATVEPHSTVARFLGGLAPVTIVAPASTKTWNLGVTVPVADMTELPALAAAHDLGPASGLAPNASIWPHVEEKIVDAVLAKKSTIIFANSRRLAERLTGRLNEIYVERLELAALGNSVADTSDGALSSSEPWRAAPSPTRLPAEMMAQAGAVAGAPNVLAKAHHGSVSKEQRALIEDDLKSGRLRAVVATSSLELGIDMGAVDLVIQVESPPSVASGLQRVGRAGHQVGEISEGLLFPKHRADLLHAAVTVERMLAGAIEPLSIPANPLDILAQQTVAATALESIGVDEWFETVRRSAPFTALPRSAFDATLDLLAGRYPSDEFAELRPRIIWDRSAGTITGRPGAQRLAVTSGGTIPDRGLFGVFIVGSDESDAGKAAKGGRRVGELDEEMVYESRVGDVFALGATSWKIEDITFDRVLVSPAFGQPGKLPFWKGDSLGRPVELGRALGAFIREVSAAPRKKALARCTATGLDEWAANNLLGYLDEQKAATTQVPDDKTLMVERFHDELGDWRVVLHSPFGMPVHAPWALAVAARLHERYGLDGSAMASDDGIVLRVPLMDDEPPGAELFMFDPEELDGIVTAEVGGSALFASRFRECAARALLLPRQNPGKRSPLWQQRQRSAQLLDVARKYPQFPIVLETVRECLQDVYDLPALKDIAAALERRELRIVETTTNEPSPFARSLLFGYVASFLYEGDSPLAERRAAALSLDPALLDELLGRAELRELLDPDVIALTESQLQRLAGNGKDSDRRVRGLEGVADLLRLLGPLTVEEVAARLLPSAPPNQETDDAGLPPATADQSGTTVETAAAHPPGDGPGPHEQAAHRATASSHLTELVAANRALCVNMAGEERFAAIEDAARLRDALGIPLPMGVPLAFIEPVADPLGDLIGRYARTHGPFTAAEVAVRLGLGVAVVHSGLARLAADRRVTEGEFLPAGFARTEGASEWCDVQVLRQLRSRSLAALRAEVEPVDAAAFARFLPAWQHVTAASGSPALRGLDGVLTVVDQLAGVPIPASAWEPLVLAARVADYSPAMLDELTATGEVLVSGAGSIGSNDGWLSLHVADSAELTLSTAADFNPTEFQQRLLDALGNGGAYFFHQLREMTADGPDQVASDSDLITALWELFWAGRISNDTFAPVRALLAGGHTAHKQKAPPSRLRPGRSGRYGRLPGRAAGVQRGAPPMGAGRWSLLPVAEAAADSAQTTLRSHALAELFLDRYGVVTRGSVMNHGLPGGFGLMYKVLARLEESGKCRRGYFIEHLGAAQFAVSATVDRLRTFSEDASLNPRPPQALALAATDPANPYGAALAWPPLDSGHRPGRKAGALVVMVDGALVLYVERGGRTLLCFSDDEPVVALAAAALVQVVRRGAIAKMAIEKVNGLDVLGTPLAAALLAAGAYSSPRGVRIRA; from the coding sequence ATGGCCATGAACCAGTTCGCCGCACCCACGCGCGAGTGGTTTCTCGGCGCGTTCGGCTCCCCCACGCCTGCCCAGTCGGGCGCCTGGGCCGCGATCGCCGGCGGCGCCCATTCCCTCGTGGTGGCGCCCACAGGTTCCGGCAAGACGCTCGCCGCCTTCCTCTGGGCCCTCGACGGCCTCATCGCCAGGGAGAGTTCCGCCGCTTCAAGCACGACGCCGGATCCAGGCCAATTGCCCATCGGCGCTTCGGACGACGGCTCCTGGGGCGACGGCGCTTCGGGAACGGGCACCGCGCGTGCGTCCGCCGCGAAACGAAGCGCCCCGGAGAAGTCCGGCACCCGGGTCCTGTATCTCTCCCCGTTGAAGGCCCTGGGCGTTGACGTCGAACGAAACCTGCGCGCACCCCTGATCGGCATCACCCAAACCGCCGCCCGCCTGGGACTCGACGCCCCGCATGTCAGCGTCGGCGTACGATCCGGGGACACCCCCGCCAATGAACGCCGCCGCCTGCTCAGCCACCCGCCGGACATCCTGATCACCACGCCGGAATCCCTGTACTTGATGCTGACGTCGAAGGCGCGCGAGACCCTCACCGACGTGCACACCATCATCATCGACGAGGTCCACGCCGTTGCCGGCACCAAGCGCGGCGCCCACCTCGCCGTCTCCTTGGAACGTCTCGACGCCCTGTTGGACACCCCGGCCCAGCGCATCGGCCTCTCCGCCACGGTCGAGCCGCACTCCACCGTGGCCCGCTTCCTCGGCGGCTTGGCTCCCGTCACCATCGTGGCCCCGGCCAGCACCAAGACCTGGAACCTGGGCGTCACCGTCCCGGTCGCCGACATGACGGAACTGCCCGCGCTGGCCGCCGCCCACGATCTGGGCCCCGCCTCCGGGCTGGCACCCAACGCCTCCATCTGGCCGCATGTGGAGGAAAAGATTGTGGACGCCGTCCTGGCGAAGAAGTCCACCATCATTTTCGCCAACTCACGCCGCCTGGCCGAGCGGCTTACGGGCCGGCTCAACGAGATTTACGTGGAACGGCTGGAACTTGCGGCGCTGGGCAATTCTGTTGCAGATACGTCCGACGGCGCACTCTCCTCCTCTGAACCGTGGCGGGCCGCGCCGTCCCCGACCAGGCTCCCGGCGGAGATGATGGCGCAGGCCGGGGCCGTTGCTGGCGCACCGAATGTCCTCGCCAAGGCGCACCACGGCTCGGTGTCCAAGGAGCAGCGGGCGCTGATCGAGGACGATCTCAAGTCCGGGCGGCTGCGTGCGGTGGTGGCCACCTCGAGTCTGGAACTGGGCATCGACATGGGCGCCGTGGACCTGGTGATCCAGGTGGAGTCGCCGCCGTCGGTGGCCAGCGGCTTGCAGCGCGTCGGCCGCGCCGGGCACCAGGTGGGCGAGATATCAGAGGGCCTGCTGTTCCCGAAACACCGGGCAGATTTATTGCATGCGGCGGTCACCGTGGAGCGGATGCTGGCCGGGGCGATCGAACCGCTCTCGATCCCGGCAAACCCGCTGGACATCCTCGCCCAGCAAACCGTCGCAGCCACCGCACTGGAATCCATTGGCGTGGATGAGTGGTTTGAGACGGTGCGGCGCAGCGCCCCCTTCACCGCCCTGCCACGCTCGGCCTTTGACGCCACACTGGACCTGCTCGCCGGACGCTACCCCTCGGACGAGTTCGCCGAGCTGCGCCCGCGCATCATTTGGGACAGGAGTGCCGGCACCATCACGGGGCGCCCCGGAGCCCAGCGGTTGGCCGTCACCTCCGGCGGCACCATCCCGGACCGCGGCCTGTTCGGCGTTTTCATCGTTGGCTCGGACGAATCGGACGCAGGCAAGGCTGCAAAGGGCGGACGCCGTGTGGGCGAACTCGACGAGGAGATGGTCTATGAATCCCGCGTCGGTGACGTCTTTGCCCTCGGCGCCACGAGCTGGAAAATCGAGGACATCACCTTTGACCGGGTCCTGGTCTCCCCCGCGTTTGGCCAACCCGGCAAGCTGCCCTTCTGGAAGGGAGACTCCCTCGGGCGGCCAGTTGAGCTCGGCCGGGCACTGGGCGCTTTCATCAGGGAGGTCAGCGCCGCCCCGCGCAAAAAGGCCCTCGCACGCTGCACGGCCACCGGCCTGGACGAATGGGCGGCCAACAACCTGCTCGGCTACCTCGACGAGCAAAAGGCTGCCACCACCCAAGTCCCCGATGACAAGACGCTCATGGTGGAACGCTTTCACGACGAGCTCGGCGACTGGCGCGTGGTCCTGCACAGCCCCTTCGGCATGCCGGTCCACGCCCCGTGGGCACTAGCCGTCGCGGCCAGGCTGCACGAACGCTACGGCCTGGACGGTTCCGCCATGGCCTCCGACGACGGCATTGTGCTGCGCGTGCCCCTCATGGATGACGAGCCGCCCGGTGCCGAGCTGTTCATGTTCGACCCCGAAGAGCTGGACGGGATCGTCACGGCCGAGGTGGGCGGATCGGCCCTGTTCGCCAGCCGTTTCCGCGAATGCGCCGCCCGTGCCCTGCTGCTGCCGCGCCAGAACCCGGGCAAACGCTCGCCCCTGTGGCAGCAGCGCCAGCGCTCGGCCCAGCTACTGGATGTGGCCCGGAAGTACCCGCAGTTCCCCATCGTGCTCGAAACCGTGCGCGAATGCCTGCAGGACGTCTACGACCTCCCCGCACTGAAGGACATTGCCGCCGCCCTCGAGCGCCGCGAGCTGCGCATTGTGGAAACCACCACCAACGAGCCCTCCCCCTTCGCCCGCTCCCTGCTCTTCGGCTACGTGGCCAGCTTCCTCTACGAGGGCGACTCCCCGCTCGCCGAGCGCCGCGCGGCAGCCCTTTCCCTGGATCCCGCCCTGCTGGACGAGCTGCTGGGTCGCGCCGAGCTGCGCGAGCTCCTGGACCCCGACGTCATCGCACTTACCGAATCCCAGCTGCAGCGCTTGGCCGGCAACGGCAAGGACAGCGACCGGCGCGTCCGCGGCCTGGAAGGTGTGGCGGATTTGCTGCGCCTCCTCGGCCCACTCACGGTGGAGGAGGTTGCCGCGCGACTGCTTCCCTCCGCTCCCCCAAACCAAGAAACGGACGACGCCGGCCTGCCGCCTGCCACGGCGGATCAGTCTGGCACTACGGTCGAAACCGCCGCTGCGCACCCTCCTGGTGACGGGCCCGGGCCCCACGAGCAAGCAGCCCACCGCGCCACGGCCTCCTCCCACCTCACCGAGCTGGTTGCCGCCAACCGCGCACTGTGCGTGAACATGGCTGGGGAAGAACGGTTCGCCGCCATTGAGGATGCGGCACGGCTGCGCGACGCCCTCGGTATTCCGCTTCCCATGGGTGTTCCGCTGGCGTTCATCGAACCCGTGGCGGACCCACTTGGCGACCTGATCGGCCGCTATGCCCGCACCCACGGCCCCTTCACCGCGGCGGAAGTTGCCGTGCGGCTGGGACTGGGTGTCGCCGTCGTGCATTCAGGGCTGGCCCGGCTGGCAGCGGACAGGCGCGTCACCGAGGGTGAGTTTTTACCGGCCGGTTTTGCCCGGACGGAGGGCGCTTCGGAGTGGTGCGACGTCCAGGTTCTCCGGCAGCTGCGCAGCCGGTCGCTGGCAGCGCTGCGGGCGGAGGTCGAACCCGTTGATGCGGCGGCCTTTGCCCGGTTCCTGCCCGCCTGGCAGCACGTCACAGCGGCGTCCGGCTCCCCTGCGCTGCGTGGATTGGATGGTGTCCTAACGGTGGTGGACCAGCTCGCGGGAGTGCCAATTCCGGCGTCGGCGTGGGAGCCGCTGGTGCTGGCCGCCCGTGTTGCCGACTACTCCCCCGCCATGCTCGACGAGCTGACCGCAACCGGTGAGGTACTTGTTTCCGGCGCCGGTTCCATCGGTTCCAATGACGGCTGGCTGAGCCTGCATGTGGCTGATTCGGCCGAACTGACGCTGAGCACGGCGGCAGATTTTAATCCTACGGAATTCCAGCAGCGCCTCTTGGACGCTTTGGGCAACGGCGGCGCGTACTTCTTCCACCAGCTGCGGGAAATGACCGCGGACGGGCCGGATCAAGTGGCTTCCGACTCGGACCTTATCACTGCCCTCTGGGAACTTTTCTGGGCCGGACGCATCAGCAATGACACCTTCGCCCCCGTCCGCGCCCTGCTGGCCGGCGGGCACACGGCGCACAAGCAGAAGGCCCCTCCCTCGCGCCTCCGCCCCGGCAGGAGCGGCCGCTACGGCCGCCTGCCGGGACGCGCCGCCGGCGTGCAGCGCGGCGCCCCGCCCATGGGTGCGGGCCGATGGAGCCTGCTGCCCGTTGCGGAGGCTGCCGCGGACAGCGCCCAGACCACCCTGCGCAGCCATGCCCTTGCCGAGCTGTTCCTGGACAGGTACGGGGTGGTGACGCGCGGTTCCGTCATGAACCACGGCCTGCCCGGCGGCTTCGGGCTCATGTACAAGGTCCTTGCCCGGCTGGAGGAAAGCGGGAAGTGCCGCCGCGGCTATTTCATCGAACACCTGGGAGCGGCGCAATTTGCCGTCTCGGCCACGGTCGATCGGCTGCGCACCTTCAGCGAGGACGCCTCACTGAACCCTCGTCCGCCGCAGGCCCTGGCCCTCGCCGCCACGGACCCCGCCAATCCTTACGGCGCGGCCCTGGCCTGGCCGCCGCTGGATTCCGGGCATCGGCCCGGGCGCAAGGCGGGTGCCCTGGTGGTGATGGTCGACGGCGCACTGGTCCTGTATGTGGAGCGCGGCGGCCGCACGCTGTTGTGCTTCAGCGACGATGAGCCAGTGGTGGCCCTCGCGGCTGCGGCGCTGGTCCAGGTGGTGAGGCGGGGCGCCATCGCCAAGATGGCCATTGAAAAGGTCAACGGTCTTGACGTGCTGGGCACGCCTCTGGCCGCGGCCCTGCTGGCGGCTGGCGCGTACAGCTCGCCCAGAGGGGTGCGGATCCGTGCCTGA
- a CDS encoding DUF4232 domain-containing protein yields the protein MNTRMSRHARTFRLPKVLAVAATLGIAASLAACGPQNSPAPGSTGTPSTPSTTSAAPSPSTSAPSATAGATPSSTANATPAETPLCTAASLTGALDSNGGGAAGSIFMNLVLSNSTSTACILDGYPGVSLVQAGSINPIGAPAERNAQAPSNGPITLVPGASASAVLRYTQADNYQDCQREQADAVLVYPPGAEDHLEIAHPLTACSNAGIKLLSIGAFQP from the coding sequence ATGAACACCCGAATGAGCCGCCACGCCCGCACGTTCCGTCTCCCGAAGGTTCTTGCGGTCGCAGCAACACTGGGAATTGCGGCCTCCCTGGCTGCCTGTGGCCCGCAGAATTCACCGGCCCCCGGCTCCACCGGGACGCCCAGCACCCCGTCAACCACCTCTGCGGCGCCCAGCCCCAGCACCAGTGCACCGTCGGCAACTGCTGGAGCAACGCCGTCGTCCACGGCAAACGCCACACCGGCGGAAACACCGCTGTGCACCGCAGCATCACTAACGGGCGCACTGGACAGCAACGGCGGCGGCGCGGCGGGAAGCATCTTCATGAACCTGGTCCTAAGCAACAGCACCTCCACTGCCTGCATTCTGGACGGCTACCCCGGGGTGTCGCTGGTCCAGGCTGGCAGCATCAACCCCATCGGCGCACCGGCTGAACGCAACGCACAGGCCCCCTCAAACGGGCCCATTACGCTGGTGCCGGGCGCCAGCGCCTCGGCTGTCCTGCGCTACACGCAGGCCGACAACTACCAGGATTGCCAGCGCGAACAGGCGGATGCGGTGCTCGTATACCCGCCCGGTGCGGAGGACCACCTGGAAATCGCGCACCCCCTGACAGCCTGCAGCAATGCCGGCATCAAGCTGCTGAGCATCGGCGCGTTCCAGCCCTAA
- a CDS encoding response regulator transcription factor, giving the protein MSSSASEATTQASASVTPESAPAQKSAPLPKLTRADGEPIRALVVDDEPELADLMRRGLEMTGWEVKTANDGFAAIKIAREFVPDVLVLDVMMPGMDGVELLQKLRTIYPDVPALFLTAKDAVSDRVTGLQSGGDDYVTKPFSMKEVLLRLHRVVQRSGITAPQFALLTVGDLTLNKDTKSVQRAGTEIPLTTTEFELLKFLMENPRHVLSKSRILDRVWNYDFGGQSNIVELYISYLRKKIDADHPPMIHTVRGSGYVIKPCQ; this is encoded by the coding sequence ATGTCCAGTTCTGCATCCGAAGCCACAACACAGGCGTCAGCATCCGTCACACCCGAGTCAGCACCCGCACAAAAATCGGCGCCCCTGCCCAAGCTGACCCGTGCGGACGGTGAACCCATCCGCGCCCTCGTGGTCGACGATGAACCCGAGCTGGCCGACCTCATGCGCCGCGGCCTGGAAATGACCGGCTGGGAGGTCAAAACCGCCAACGACGGCTTTGCCGCGATAAAGATCGCCCGCGAATTCGTGCCGGACGTGCTGGTCCTGGATGTCATGATGCCGGGCATGGACGGTGTCGAGCTGCTACAAAAACTTCGCACGATCTACCCGGACGTCCCCGCCCTGTTCCTGACCGCCAAGGATGCCGTCTCTGACAGGGTGACGGGTCTGCAGTCCGGCGGCGACGACTATGTCACCAAGCCGTTCAGCATGAAGGAGGTGCTGCTGCGGCTGCACCGGGTTGTACAACGTTCCGGCATCACGGCCCCGCAGTTCGCGCTCCTCACCGTCGGGGACCTGACCCTGAACAAGGACACCAAGTCCGTCCAACGTGCCGGTACCGAGATCCCCCTGACAACCACCGAGTTTGAACTACTGAAATTTCTCATGGAAAACCCGCGGCATGTGTTGAGCAAGTCCCGCATCCTGGACCGCGTCTGGAACTACGACTTCGGCGGCCAAAGCAACATCGTGGAACTCTATATTTCCTACCTGCGCAAGAAGATCGACGCCGACCACCCACCCATGATCCACACCGTCAGAGGCTCCGGCTACGTGATCAAGCCATGCCAATAA
- a CDS encoding YcnI family protein: MRFSRTLTSTAAVGATAALMLLGLGAASAHVDATATETTAGSYSLVTFAVGHGCDGSSTTALTITLPDELNDATPTVNPNWTISKSVQKLDTPVTLANGSKVSERTASITYTAKTPLVDHERDTFTLSLQLPDTSGTTLYFPTLQTCETGQTDWKEIPAEGASHDSVKSPAPSLAVTAAVEGDGHGTAAGHDEAASSDVKNDGGTSWAAWLGLGAGLAGLVLGGLAFLRTGRKA, from the coding sequence ATGCGTTTTTCCCGCACCCTCACGTCCACCGCCGCCGTCGGCGCCACCGCAGCCCTGATGTTGCTGGGGCTGGGCGCCGCGTCGGCCCATGTCGATGCCACAGCCACCGAAACCACAGCCGGATCCTACTCGCTGGTCACGTTCGCTGTTGGCCACGGCTGCGACGGCTCGTCCACCACGGCGCTGACCATTACGTTGCCGGACGAGCTCAACGACGCCACCCCCACCGTCAACCCGAATTGGACCATCAGCAAGTCGGTGCAGAAGCTGGACACCCCGGTCACGCTGGCCAACGGCAGCAAGGTCAGCGAGCGCACCGCGTCCATCACCTACACGGCCAAGACCCCGCTGGTTGACCATGAGCGCGACACCTTCACGCTCTCCCTGCAATTGCCCGACACCTCCGGAACCACCCTGTATTTCCCCACCCTGCAGACGTGCGAGACCGGCCAGACGGATTGGAAGGAAATTCCGGCCGAGGGCGCCAGCCACGATTCCGTCAAGTCCCCCGCCCCCTCCTTGGCTGTGACGGCCGCTGTTGAGGGCGACGGGCACGGCACTGCCGCGGGGCATGACGAGGCTGCTTCCTCTGATGTGAAGAACGACGGCGGCACCTCCTGGGCTGCCTGGCTCGGCCTGGGTGCCGGGCTGGCAGGGCTCGTCCTGGGCGGCCTGGCATTCCTGCGCACCGGCCGCAAGGCGTAA
- a CDS encoding cell wall metabolism sensor histidine kinase WalK produces MPITNPRIQHLLRPTGWHLSTRLVSVMLALLTVICVLVGLVSYAALSMTVNSQLDSSLQQASVRTAAFYTSQAGAGLPDPLDARATSAGQLSAVLSNGVVHYAGILSPTGARQQLTTADADILSNLSPNGDLSSKKLSIGMYRLQAEAVPSGAFLITGLPLTATQQTLSTLVLSIVLVSLAGLLALGWAGTLIIRRNLRPLAQLSETATQVSTLRLDAGEVALSARVPDTAAHPGTEVGNVGSAFNAMLDNVSHALQARQHSETKLRRFVADASHELRTPLTAIRGYAELLSMTEPLSADGQTALGRVQDQSVRMSRLVEDLLTLARLDEAQQSVGGTAGRPLQALNLSPLVMETVNDVQVATPDHAWSFTVPDDAVEVLGEDAALRQVMLNLLGNAAKHTPAGTAVHAALSRAADGSCTLVVSDDGPGIDPAFQDIIFDRFSRADQARTSTTGSTGLGLSIVQGIVAAHGGTVSVDSRPGHTAFTVHLPPASRPAPATSTTGDSPSGRTATSQVSTPTFPR; encoded by the coding sequence ATGCCAATAACCAATCCCAGAATCCAGCATCTGCTGCGTCCCACCGGCTGGCACCTGAGCACCCGCCTCGTCTCCGTCATGCTCGCCCTGCTCACCGTCATTTGCGTCCTGGTGGGCCTGGTCAGCTACGCCGCGCTGAGCATGACGGTGAACAGCCAGCTGGACTCCTCCCTGCAACAGGCCTCCGTGCGCACCGCCGCGTTCTACACCAGCCAAGCCGGAGCCGGTCTCCCCGATCCCCTCGATGCCCGTGCCACCAGCGCAGGCCAGTTGAGCGCGGTCCTGAGCAACGGCGTCGTGCATTATGCAGGCATCCTCTCACCAACTGGCGCACGCCAACAGCTCACCACAGCGGATGCCGACATCCTTTCAAACCTCTCCCCGAACGGCGATCTCAGCAGCAAAAAGCTCTCGATCGGCATGTACCGGCTGCAGGCTGAGGCCGTGCCCTCTGGCGCCTTCCTCATCACCGGCCTGCCGCTTACCGCCACCCAGCAGACGCTGTCCACACTGGTCCTCTCGATCGTGCTGGTCTCACTCGCCGGGCTGCTGGCGCTGGGCTGGGCCGGGACGCTCATCATCCGCCGCAACCTGCGCCCGCTCGCGCAGCTTTCGGAGACGGCCACCCAGGTATCCACGCTGAGGCTCGACGCCGGAGAGGTCGCCTTGAGTGCCCGAGTCCCCGACACTGCCGCCCACCCGGGCACCGAAGTGGGCAATGTGGGCAGCGCCTTCAACGCCATGCTGGACAATGTCTCGCACGCACTGCAGGCCAGACAGCACAGCGAAACGAAACTGCGCCGCTTTGTTGCCGACGCCAGTCATGAGCTGCGCACCCCTTTGACAGCCATCCGGGGCTATGCCGAGTTGCTGTCCATGACGGAGCCGCTGAGCGCCGACGGACAAACCGCGCTGGGCCGGGTCCAGGACCAGTCGGTGCGGATGAGCCGGCTCGTGGAGGATCTGTTGACGCTGGCCCGCCTTGACGAGGCGCAGCAATCCGTGGGCGGGACGGCCGGACGCCCGCTGCAGGCGCTGAACCTCAGCCCCCTGGTCATGGAGACGGTGAACGACGTTCAAGTTGCCACCCCCGACCATGCCTGGAGCTTCACGGTTCCCGATGACGCCGTGGAGGTGTTGGGCGAGGACGCCGCCCTGCGGCAGGTGATGCTGAACCTGCTGGGCAATGCCGCCAAGCACACGCCGGCGGGAACGGCCGTCCATGCCGCCCTGTCGCGGGCTGCCGACGGATCCTGCACCTTGGTGGTCAGCGATGACGGCCCCGGCATCGACCCGGCGTTCCAGGACATCATCTTTGACAGGTTTTCACGCGCCGACCAGGCCCGAACGAGCACCACCGGCAGCACCGGGCTGGGGCTGAGCATTGTGCAGGGGATCGTGGCAGCCCACGGCGGCACCGTTTCCGTGGACAGCCGGCCCGGGCACACCGCGTTCACCGTCCACCTGCCCCCGGCCAGCCGCCCGGCCCCGGCCACTAGCACCACCGGTGATTCGCCGTCCGGGCGCACCGCAACTTCCCAGGTGTCGACACCGACCTTTCCTCGATAA